One Bdellovibrio bacteriovorus genomic window, ACTGCCTTTTTTTGATAAAATAAACGAAGCCACGGCGTAAATTTCATCGCGTTTCATGACGGGTCCCCAAGGTGGCATTCCTTTTTCAGGAACACCTTCCCGGATCACTTTTAAAAGATCTAAGCGCGTGCCTTTTCCGTGAATCCAAAACTTGTCGGTCAAATCAGGCCCAATAAGCCCTTGCATCTCCGCGCCATGACAAGCGGCACACTTTGCCGAAAATTGTGCCGCACCGACGGTAAGCATCTCGGGCTTATCAAAGATTTCTTTTAAGGAATCTTCTGTTTCCATCGGGGCGCTCGCGACGGCAG contains:
- a CDS encoding cbb3-type cytochrome c oxidase N-terminal domain-containing protein, whose translation is MSDDQKYHVYDDIVEHDNPLPTWWLWTFFLTIIFSFIYFIHYSLGTDSPTLNDELKIAMAELEKSKSAAVASAPMETEDSLKEIFDKPEMLTVGAAQFSAKCAACHGAEMQGLIGPDLTDKFWIHGKGTRLDLLKVIREGVPEKGMPPWGPVMKRDEIYAVASFILSKKGSHPAGSKGPQGDAVEDYK